The Culex quinquefasciatus strain JHB chromosome 2, VPISU_Cqui_1.0_pri_paternal, whole genome shotgun sequence genome contains the following window.
aagaaaacttttttttctatattaaaaaaaagcagagagaaaataaaaaaaaattaaaaaaattgcaaaaaaaataaaaaatataaaacttaaaataagccagtttcatcattttaatgcaaaaagtgttttaaaatgcattttacactagttcagttgttttgcaatcattagttttcaaaaaagaaagatttgacgaaaacaaaaaaaatgagcgaaaaaaaaactttttgcgatactaaacatcgaaaattttcaaaaatttcaaatatgtttaatcaacccaaacatgctaaacatgattttaaacgcaggggaatgcattttaaaccaatttcagttgattgcacttaaatttccattgcaattttgaagttttttgaaagatatttttttgccccctgatttttcgggccaactttgaagggagggTGACAAAAACATGAGTCTTGACTTTTTTATAAGCAGTATTtgatttgaaatatatttttttgggtaTTATTTGAGATTCTCGAAAATCGGAAACGGAATTTGATTAGTCACCCTGTTTTAGTGGAcctaaggtgaaacgggacacCAGTTCTTGGACAACTTCTGTTTAACTTAAATCCTTTTCTGAACTTTCTCGCTTGCTATCGTTATATTTGCCGTCTGCAACAGACAGAACTTGTTTATGTTGCGGTGTTTTTCGTAAGGGTGCTTCCAAAAACTCGAGGCGTGGTGTTAATATGGCGCTGCCTTCCTGTTTTCCCTTAAAACAAAACCCTCAGCattacaaattgaaaaaaaaactaattcctCCTAATTTCAACGCAGATTGGCAAGGTGATTGATTCCCCGCTGGACTTTTACAACGAGCGCGGAACCAAGAAGACAAAGGCCAAGACGTTGGTGGACGAGCTGCTCGAGGACGCCGAGTTCCAGCGGTACAACAAGCGTAAGTACGCCGAGGCACTGGAAAAGCGCAAGAAGAAGGCTTACGTAAAGGCCACCATGAAGATGAAGAagctcaagaagaagaagaagtaaacttgttttgtttaacTTTGCTCCCTTTTATTCGCCAAGAATTGTATCACCTTCCTTGCTATGCTTTGGTACGATTGGGCAAACTTTGACTCGGGGAATTTCAAACAGAACGGCGTTCCCGCGTCGCCACAGTGCATTCCCTCCCGCTCGATTGGGATCCGCTCGAGCACTTGCACGCCCAACTCCGAGGCCATTTCCTGGGTGGAATTCCGGGCCAGTTCGATTTTATGCTCGCAGTTATCACAGATTACGTGGCTCATATTTTCAACGAGGCCAATCAGTGGCACGTTCAGCGTTCGGTACATTTCCGCACCCTTCCGGGTGACCTCGAGGGCCGCCTTTTGAGGCGTGCTGACTAGTAAGACTCCGGAGAGTGGGACGTGCTGGCTAAGCGTAAGATGAACGTCACCCGTTCCGGGAGGAGTGTCCACCACCAGGATGTCCAACGGGCCCCAAACAGCTCCCTTGAGAAGTCGTTGGATGGCGGACATGACCAGCGGTCCGCGCCAAACCACCGGACCGGATTCGACCAGCAATCCCATGGACAAGCTGAAAAGATCAACGGTTGTTCAAACAATCCAAGTTCAAACAAGATTCAAACTCCCACCATTTCACCCCGTAATTAACCGGCGGCACCATCCGGTTTCGGTCGTCCACCAGTGGAACCTCGGCCACGTTCATCATCAGCGGAACCGACGGCCCGAAGATGTCCCCGTCCAGCAGGCCCACGTTCTGGCCCTGGCCGGCCAGCGTAACGGCCAGGTTGACGGCGGTAGTGGTCTTGCCGACGCCGCCCTTCCCCGAGGAAACGACCACAACGTCGCGCACGCCCTCAAGTGGGGCCCGCTTCGGCAGGCTACGCGCCATCAGTTCGGCCTGGCGCGGGTCGGCTTTCGGGTGGAGGCATTGCTGGGGGTGAAGTTAGCGCGTTTGTTATGAAAGCTGGGTTGGTTGTTTGAGTAAAACTTACCGTATTTGTGGAAAATGTTCTTAAAAGATcacttttattgaaaagttttgCTAAAAACATTTTGAACTAAAACGATAGTTTCGTAACTCGATTGCGCGTTTTGGAACGGATTCGGTGCGTATTTACATCTTGAGGCGTATTTTGAATATCAGATATTCTGTCGAGATctgtcaaaatatttcaaaacagcAGAGCTGTGCGTCATTTTGCACGTTTATTCCACAGCGAATCAATAATACTCTTAATTAGGTTTAACAACACTTACACTGGTaaacagcattacacttttttcagttcacttttacacacttgtatgggattttgcagttcaagtatgattacacactttcgtgtacactcaaaatcagaataacccttaaaaaggatactttctatccttttttcaactttacccgtcgtcacccttttgaaagggtacgAGGGCGAAACCCTTCAAAAGGGTTATGGCCCAGTACCCTTTAAAAGGATACTGGCAACAGAGCGGCGCGCTCACTAGCGACATCTATGGGTCATAATTATTCGTTTGAAACAGTGGTGCCATCTGTTGGATTTTCTTTTAAGATCAGTATGAAAGCAAAATATTTACccgaaaaatgtttttattttaactttacaaaaaatctacattctttatttatctaataTCGTCTAAATCTTGGTCTATAGCCTAGCCATGCTGGCCATTCAACAGAAGCAACCGGATCCGGCTCGGCGTCGATCCATGGTGTTGATGGTTGAACGAAGTGATGTACGGCATTCGGGGACCATCTGGGCCAACTCAGATGCCTTCCTTGGAGCCGGCTTCGAACTGCGACTAGGGTAGGTCCGCCTAGTGAATCAGGTTTGTCCTGTGCGGGAGTTTTTTCTGCGGAgaatatttcagaaatttcaatttcaagctTTTGACCATTGCCATTGAGTATTCCAGAACTTACATAACAGCGGTACTGTTCGGGAAACCGAGCGGCTTCACTCTTCATTTCCATGGTAGGTTAGGCAAGGTTAAAATGTTCCGTGGCATCCTCCTATTCGGATCAGAATCGGACGATGCCACTTGAGGGTGATATGGTTCCGCCACAGCCGTCAACGTCGCGAAGCAAGAGATTAAACGCGTAAAGATCTTTCTCGAGGCCGAAGAAGATAGAAAATGGCCAATAAGGCCGGAACAGTTCCGGCAAacttaagcgaaaaaaaaaacacgcgaaCAAGTTTCGACACGTCTAGTACGATTAAGTTCCCGTTTTAAAATGCAGAGCGGCGCTAACATCAGTTGCAGTAAAGGAagtacccttttaaaagggtaaaTCCAGCGAAGTAATTCCAAAGGGTGGTTtttacccttttaaaagggtaatCGGTACCCTTTTGCAAAGGATAAAGCTCGAGTACCGTTTAAAAGGATACTTTCAACCCTTTCAACCGGTAACTTTATTTTTgagtgtaatcatacttgaactgaaaaatcccatacaattgtgtaaaagtgaactgaacagtgtgtaatgttgattatcagtGTATGTTAGATATGAGTAATAAGGCTTTCTGACGAAATTAAATACAAACACACTCAAAGCGGGGTGGTGGATTGTTTTCCACAAAGTTTTTGTTTGTGTTAGTGATTCAAACCTCCTTccccaataaaataaaattatataaaatagaGCTAtataagcccgctctcacgcacactagcacgccatttgttttgctggacggtacaaaatttaacctcaatctttttcgtgtacgtactcgcaatacatgcgcacgtcgataactctatagagatatccacgcgcgagagtgtgttagtttgtaacaaGATTACACAcatacataggcaaatcgagtagaataattcatctgtcaaaatcagctgtgtcctttgttatacaacgagcacgtggtaaacagctggtttttacaaGCCAGTTtggctactcgatttgcctatgtctgctcggaattcagccaatcacaatcgatcaaaaccaaaataatactttaaatacaaaaactaacacagaatcatggtgtgcgtgagagaaacagtatagtttacaaaagttatgtgcccttttgaaatgttaggccctttttaaataattgttttattCAGTAACTGCATCCATTACACTGCACTCTTCAGCTGTTCCAACGAGTCGAAAACAACACGGATACGCGATGTCCGTTCCACTCCCTCAACTTCAATGTACATGGTCACCCTCAGCTCGACCAGTCGCGGCAGCTTCCAGCAGATTACTCGCCGTACATCATCGTTCAAGGCGTCCTTCACGTGCGTCATGTGAAGTTTATGCAGGCTAGGGCACCGACTCAACAGAGTGGCCAGCAGATCCGGGGACATTTTGCAACTGAATAGTATGAGTGATTTCAGGGCGGTCAGATCGTCAAAGTAGCAACGCGTCGTTTCTTTGGGGAACATGTTGTGCAGCTTTAGCTCTCGCGGGTGTTTCAGGGTTCCTAGCACTTTCAGGAAATGCGCCCAACTATCCATTGAACAGCCGTCAATGTGTATCGCTTGaatgtttggcattttttcaagacacatttgaaaactGTTGTCTTGAAAAAATATCTCTTCCAGGTACAATTCCCTCAAGTTCGGACGACAGTTGGGTAATTTGGAATTGTTGTTTATGGTTCGGCCATCAAGTGATAGGATCTCCAGTTTGGGCATGCTTGACaaaaatgtgagatccacgTGCTCGGGGTTTGAACCCAAACAATACGACAGAAACTTTAGATTAGACAGTAGCTGGCCCATCTCGTTCAGTTgctgaaaatgaaaacaaaagtttaaacGATGAAATATATTTGTAAATCAATACACCAACCGTTTTGTTAAACCAAAATTGATTATCCATGACGTCCAGATGTTCCAACGATGGATGCAATCTGCATAACTGGACGATAAGACCAGGGAACAGGGAAGTTGGTTGTAACTCAGACAACGTTAATTTCTTCAGCTAATTCGATCGAATTTTATCACTTCGATCAGAACTTCGTCTATGTCGTTGATTGTGAGTTCCGCCAAAGTGTTCTGTAATCCGTTCACAAATTTAGCAATTTCCACCGAATGATGAAAATCTCTGTTGCAACACCACGTGATGTTTAACGACTTCAAGGTGCAACAAAGTTGTTGAAACACTTTGAAAATCTCAGCGGATTTGACGTCTTCAAGTTTAAGTTTTTCCAGCTTGTTAAGGGTGAAATCAACCGCAACGGGGCAATCAACGAGTTGCTTTCTATCGCAAAGCTCCCAGGATAGCACCAAGTacttcaaatttggaatttgtttAAGCATATCCAGTAAGACAGATACGTTGATTTTGCAACGGGTAAACTCAAGCTCGACTAGACGCTGACAGAACGATGGCCACCATAAACCGACTGCAGCTATGTCCACATGTTCAAAGTGTGCGTTCGTAGCTGTAGGTAGATCGCTGGGTTCATCGTAAATGTCACGGAAGAAAAACACGTAATATTTGGCCAAAAGGACAGAACTGCTGTCGACGATGCCCTTCCATCGATGGCACACCAATCGCACCCGCAGCAGATGACAGCCGGATAGTCGCTTGAATATTTCGGTCCACACCTCCGGGGGCAACGCTGATTGATCCAGTTGTGGAGAATCGCTACGTTTTACATTGAAGGGATAAAGTGTCCGGCGGCTTCCTGGTCCGGTATCCTCGTCGGTTGAAGCTGACGGATGTCGGGCACACATTTCGCAAGATTCCATTTCTTAGTTTCAGTAGAACAACTACAAAAAACGTATCTGACTTTATTAAACTTTAcgatttgttttgattgttgaaCCAAGTTCGCTCATGCCAAAAGTCTGTCAAAGCTGTGCACGTTTATAGAAAACGACTCACTTTGAAATATTTAACTCAAACAATAACGTGACCACCAAACCACTGGCAATGACACTTCTCgacgtttttgcctttcttactaaagaaaggtaaattgtggtttcggaaataaatcgcTGTTATTTcgatctatttccacaaccacaATTAACCATTctatagtaagaaaggcaaaaatgtcgAGAAATGTGTAGGTTTTCATTTCGCGAagcaattttatgttttttttttctgagcgtatctaaaaaaatgtcaccaaaacaatatttcgccgcggcaccaaactgaaatgtcgCCAGTTGAATTGCGAAAAGACTCGCGCCGCGACTGTTAGCACGGAATCGACCACGAAGGTCTACCGAAAATCGGTCTGTGAGCGAGGATTCGATCAAGCGGATGGACCATTTCATGATGTCTAGCTTGGAGATGACAATTACTGCGCTTTTGACTTTCAAATTGGTGTCTAGGTCTTCCTGTTTTGACTCTTACTGTTGCTCAgtttaataatgaaatatcttcatgaaactttcaggagttacTGAAAATCTTCTGACTggatttagtaaattttctgtaatatgaaattttgtgattttctacatgtatgtaacccctaaaTCTAAAGCGTTCCATTTCTTTGGCAAATCAGAAAAGATCAGccaggttttttttaacatccaaaggcatcaaaataaaaataaaagcaaacacTGATTCGATACCATGCTTGAGAGATATTTCATGACAGAAAATCGTCGCGAGAGTTAGACTTGCTAAATTCGGTTTAGTGCAGCTGCGACAGTAAAACTTTACACAgattgaaggttcaaaaattacacatggtacgttcgtttgagggctagttccacactgagCGCCACCATcaaagctgtcaaagtgttttttgaagaaacttgCGCTAgctccgcacgagtttcgccgccatcttttAAGTGAcgcactagattttttttttcagtttcatgcgggTTCCACGCACACGCCAACGAGTGCGGCACTAAGTGCAgcaccggctcttcaaacgaacgttTCAATAGATTTGACAGACAACGTTTGTACACAGATCTGCTGTCAAGGTTTTATACAAATTCGTTGTATTCGTATTCCCAGTTTTGGGCGATCTAtgtcaaattttacacagatctgaaTGACCTGGATTTTgcgtatagagttatctaagcccgctctcacgcacactagtacaccatttgttttgatggctggtacaaaatttaacctcaatctttttcgtgtacactcaaaccccgatggtttgacaccaactgttgtcaaacgaacggggtcacgttttagtttgacaccccttttacacggagttcacacacactactaaacgtgtgttttgatagtgtgcgtgagcgccgtgtaaaaagtgacagttcgtcactttttagtttgactttgaccaaccaacggggtacaaactaaaaaagtgtcaaacgaaaaagtgaccaaccaccgggggttgagtgtacgtacacgcaatacatgcgcacgtagataactctacacccttaccaaaaatcatgattttttgagttccaaatcccacttttcatacgattttttgagttcaagtactacaaccataaaaatggttatatgggttgagctgaaaaattcgtatgaaaagtaggatttggaactcaaaaaatcatgatttttggtaagggtgtatggACCGTGTGGACAATTCCCCCTAAACGTGCAACAACTCCCAGCCCTATCGCTTTTCTGACAGCTCTCATTTGACACGCAATCTGTCACTTTGGATTTCTCGCTTGTAGTGGTGCCGTCGTCGTGGGGCGTTTTGTGTGTGGGGATCAGCCAGCCAAAAGTTATACGGGGAACACCCCTCCCAGCGGCTCCACCACCAGAGTCCAGTCCAGTGTACAGAGAGTGGCCATCGGCGGTAGAGATTCTTCATTGCGGTGTCGACGTCGTCGCGGTGTGGAACCTACAATATTTCCTCTCGATTTTTTCCCCCCACGACTGTGTGTCTGTCTCTCTGTTGTCTGGGTTAATTTTTGTGGCCGCGGCCCGCGAGTGAGTGTTGTTTTCGGTGCGAAATTCCGGTGAATTCCGTGGGAGTGAAAAGGGggattacggcgaaaaaaaaaggGCGCAGTGTGCTAATGTTGTGAAGAAGAAGGTTGTGTTCCGGAGAACGGTTCCCGCCCTACCCACCctccaccatcatcatcatcattccaGAAGCATTTATAGTTCTATAGGGAGGTCAGGGCACTTCCGGCCACCATCAGCGTTACAAGCGTAAAGTGTTGATCCTTCCGGTGTTGTGCTGGTTGAGCAATTGTGTGCAAAGTGCCACTGGAAATCGTGAAACGCTAGCAGATTTTGGTCCGGAATCTGTGCCACGGAGGCGCCTGTGAGCTTCACGATTGCTGCGGAACCGATCCGGGAAGCCGCGGCCGCGATTTCTTCCGTCGTGCAGTCCAATTCCGGTAAGCGTTGGATGCTTTTCTTTTTGTGGGGGGATTTGACCGGGGGTTGTCCACACAACCGAATCGAGTTGAGCAGCAGCGGCAGCCAAAAAGAAGCAGAGTGCACAAATCCATTATGGATGATTGAGAAATTGTGTGTGGAAAGCGCGGCGCAGTGTGTGAAAGTTGCGATGATTTGTGCCGCGGGGGGAAAGGGACTCTTCGATTTTCTGCCCCGGTGGTCGCGACACGATCGTGGAC
Protein-coding sequences here:
- the LOC6038920 gene encoding iron-sulfur protein NUBPL encodes the protein MFLAKLFNKSDLLRTFSTNTQCLHPKADPRQAELMARSLPKRAPLEGVRDVVVVSSGKGGVGKTTTAVNLAVTLAGQGQNVGLLDGDIFGPSVPLMMNVAEVPLVDDRNRMVPPVNYGVKCLSMGLLVESGPVVWRGPLVMSAIQRLLKGAVWGPLDILVVDTPPGTGDVHLTLSQHVPLSGVLLVSTPQKAALEVTRKGAEMYRTLNVPLIGLVENMSHVICDNCEHKIELARNSTQEMASELGVQVLERIPIEREGMHCGDAGTPFCLKFPESKFAQSYQSIARKVIQFLANKREQS
- the LOC6038919 gene encoding uncharacterized protein LOC6038919, which encodes MDNQFWFNKTQLNEMGQLLSNLKFLSYCLGSNPEHVDLTFLSSMPKLEILSLDGRTINNNSKLPNCRPNLRELYLEEIFFQDNSFQMCLEKMPNIQAIHIDGCSMDSWAHFLKVLGTLKHPRELKLHNMFPKETTRCYFDDLTALKSLILFSCKMSPDLLATLLSRCPSLHKLHMTHVKDALNDDVRRVICWKLPRLVELRVTMYIEVEGVERTSRIRVVFDSLEQLKSAV